From one Halodesulfovibrio sp. genomic stretch:
- a CDS encoding D-2-hydroxyacid dehydrogenase, whose protein sequence is MKAVILDGQTLNPGDNPWTPIERILPVTLHEKTVNEDIIDRSKDAEILLTNKTPLTRETLLQLPKLKYIGVLATGYDVVDIDAAAELGIVVTNTPGYANNAVPEHVFALIFECYRQIGLHSKQVKHGEWGQNGQFCFWNTPQRELGGKTIGIIGFGNTGNNVARIANGFGMNILAYAPRPKPLPKYSNFNYAELSDVLAQSDIVTLHCPLTEDTKHIINEASLKIMKQDAIIINTARGPLLEEQAVADALIQGKLGGLAVDVVSQEPIASDHPFLSTPNTFITPHLAWATIEARMALMQIAADNIKAFLAGTPHNVVTS, encoded by the coding sequence AACACTTAATCCGGGTGATAATCCGTGGACTCCAATCGAACGCATTCTTCCTGTCACACTTCACGAAAAAACTGTTAATGAAGACATTATTGACCGCAGTAAAGATGCTGAAATCTTGCTTACAAATAAAACGCCGCTGACGCGAGAAACTCTTTTACAGCTGCCAAAACTTAAATATATCGGAGTGCTTGCCACAGGTTATGATGTTGTTGACATTGATGCTGCCGCTGAATTGGGTATTGTAGTGACCAACACGCCGGGCTATGCCAATAACGCTGTGCCTGAGCATGTATTCGCTCTTATTTTTGAATGCTATCGACAGATAGGCTTACACTCCAAACAGGTAAAACATGGCGAATGGGGACAAAATGGTCAATTCTGCTTCTGGAATACTCCTCAACGGGAATTAGGCGGAAAAACAATCGGAATAATCGGATTCGGTAATACTGGTAACAATGTTGCCCGTATTGCAAATGGGTTCGGTATGAATATTCTCGCCTACGCGCCCCGACCTAAGCCACTACCCAAGTACAGTAACTTCAACTATGCGGAACTAAGTGATGTTCTCGCTCAATCAGACATCGTCACCTTGCATTGCCCTCTCACAGAAGACACAAAGCATATCATCAACGAAGCGTCTTTGAAAATAATGAAGCAGGATGCAATCATCATTAACACTGCAAGAGGTCCACTTTTAGAAGAGCAAGCTGTTGCAGATGCTCTCATTCAAGGCAAACTAGGCGGACTGGCAGTAGATGTGGTGAGTCAAGAACCGATAGCAAGCGACCACCCTTTCCTCAGCACACCAAACACCTTCATCACCCCACACCTTGCGTGGGCAACAATTGAAGCACGTATGGCGCTTATGCAAATTGCTGCGGATAATATTAAAGCTTTCCTTGCTGGAACGCCACACAATGTTGTTACTAGCTAA
- the thiC gene encoding phosphomethylpyrimidine synthase ThiC codes for MSILTQNTALAGLFEAHIDELVKKERLEADVIKQGIENGTMVLLGNPEHPDVLPTLVGQPASVKVNANIGTSPLKNDFRCEMVKLQTAINAGADTVMDLSIGGDLDAIRTKMISSTKLPLGTVPMYAVAQQYLDSDRDPADIKPEELFEEIEKQAKQGVDYMTVHCGLTMRGAEFATNGSRVMGIVSRGGSILARWMLKNGKENPLLTGYDRILEIARKYNVTLSLGDGLRPGAGTDAGDAAQWEEVMVLGQLAKRGLEAGVQCMIEGPGHVPLSEVEAQIVSIKKLTHGAPLYVLGPLVIDSSPGYDHIAGAIGGALAVKAGVDFLCYLTPAEHLTLPSIEDVHAGVMASRIAAQAAEACMGRPAAVERELDISKARKALDWDGMKRLALDPEMVEKRREEHKDKRECAMCGKFCAYKMIEEDPQCSN; via the coding sequence ATGTCTATTTTGACACAGAACACGGCGCTTGCCGGGTTGTTTGAAGCACATATTGATGAGTTGGTAAAAAAAGAGCGGCTGGAAGCTGATGTAATCAAGCAGGGAATCGAGAATGGCACCATGGTGCTGCTTGGTAACCCTGAACACCCTGATGTTCTTCCGACGCTGGTCGGTCAACCTGCGTCTGTAAAAGTTAACGCCAATATCGGTACTTCACCGTTGAAAAACGATTTCCGTTGCGAAATGGTTAAGCTGCAAACTGCCATTAACGCCGGTGCAGATACTGTGATGGATTTATCCATCGGTGGTGATCTTGATGCAATCAGAACAAAAATGATTTCTTCCACTAAGCTCCCATTGGGCACAGTGCCAATGTATGCTGTTGCACAGCAGTATCTTGATTCTGACCGTGACCCTGCGGACATTAAGCCGGAAGAATTGTTTGAAGAAATTGAAAAGCAGGCAAAGCAGGGCGTAGACTACATGACCGTTCATTGCGGTTTGACTATGCGTGGTGCTGAGTTTGCTACAAATGGTAGCCGTGTTATGGGCATTGTTTCCCGTGGCGGCTCCATTCTTGCGCGCTGGATGCTTAAAAACGGTAAAGAAAACCCACTTCTTACCGGATACGACCGTATTCTTGAAATTGCACGTAAGTACAACGTAACGCTTTCCCTCGGCGACGGTCTTCGTCCTGGTGCTGGCACTGATGCAGGTGACGCAGCACAGTGGGAAGAAGTTATGGTACTTGGTCAGTTGGCAAAACGCGGTCTCGAAGCTGGCGTTCAGTGCATGATTGAAGGTCCGGGACACGTTCCATTAAGCGAAGTGGAAGCCCAGATTGTCAGCATTAAAAAGCTTACCCACGGTGCACCGTTGTACGTGCTTGGACCGCTTGTAATCGACAGCAGCCCTGGCTACGACCACATTGCTGGTGCTATCGGTGGTGCGCTTGCTGTTAAAGCTGGTGTTGACTTCCTTTGCTACCTGACTCCTGCGGAACACCTTACCCTGCCGAGCATTGAAGATGTTCATGCCGGTGTAATGGCATCCCGTATTGCAGCTCAGGCTGCTGAAGCTTGCATGGGTAGACCAGCAGCTGTAGAACGTGAACTTGATATTTCTAAGGCACGTAAAGCTCTCGATTGGGACGGCATGAAAAGGCTTGCTCTTGATCCTGAGATGGTTGAAAAGCGTAGAGAAGAACATAAAGATAAACGCGAATGCGCCATGTGCGGCAAGTTCTGCGCTTACAAGATGATCGAAGAAGATCCACAGTGTTCTAACTAA